The Litchfieldia alkalitelluris genome has a window encoding:
- a CDS encoding MIP/aquaporin family protein: protein MESPVLFKRCVAEGIGTALLVLIGAGTAAFNGVITASNNATTTLADIGVISVAFSIVIMAMIFTIGRISGCHINPAVTIGLAITGHFAWKEVPAYLIAQSVGGIIGAMAIIAVLGMDGLHLGGLGATSLGSSTSYVQGMFVEALATFVLMFVIMGIAVDPNAPGNWAGLVIGLTVGGLIMLTAGATGASLNPARTFGPYVINSLAGGNISWAQFPVYVIGPILGAIGGAVAYKGLTTKKKQVVGSDTHSVKV from the coding sequence ATGGAATCCCCGGTTCTGTTCAAACGATGTGTGGCTGAAGGTATTGGAACCGCCTTACTCGTACTCATTGGTGCTGGAACAGCGGCGTTTAATGGTGTCATTACAGCAAGTAATAATGCGACGACAACGCTTGCGGATATTGGCGTGATAAGTGTTGCCTTTTCGATTGTCATCATGGCGATGATTTTTACAATTGGAAGAATTTCTGGTTGTCATATTAATCCTGCCGTTACAATTGGTTTAGCAATCACCGGTCACTTTGCTTGGAAAGAGGTTCCCGCGTACCTCATCGCTCAGAGCGTTGGTGGTATCATCGGTGCAATGGCGATTATTGCTGTTCTTGGAATGGATGGTCTTCACCTTGGAGGGTTAGGTGCAACATCACTTGGTTCAAGTACCAGCTATGTACAGGGGATGTTTGTGGAAGCGCTCGCAACATTCGTACTAATGTTTGTTATTATGGGGATTGCTGTTGATCCGAACGCACCGGGAAACTGGGCAGGGCTTGTGATTGGATTGACGGTAGGAGGACTTATCATGTTAACAGCTGGGGCAACTGGCGCTTCGTTAAACCCCGCTCGGACATTTGGACCCTATGTGATTAATAGTTTAGCAGGTGGTAATATCAGCTGGGCACAGTTTCCCGTTTATGTGATTGGACCGATACTCGGTGCAATCGGGGGAGCGGTTGCTTATAAAGGGTTAACAACAAAAAAAAAGCAGGTTGTCGGGTCTGACACCCACTCTGTTAAAGTGTGA
- a CDS encoding alpha/beta hydrolase family protein: MKIKHHGREIYGVSYMPNSKEKCPIVIFSHGFNGTNIEFAMNSEYLTKNGVGAFCFDFCGGSVNSKSDLKTNEMSIFTEKEDLCAVVENIKNWENVDPDNIFLFGGSQGGLVSALVADEYVEEIKGLLLLFPALCIADDWNKRFPTLESTPDTLELWGVLLGRIYFASIHDYNVFDHIGKFNKNVLIFHGDQDEIVALEYGNRAEKLYPHARIEVFPGEGHGFSEAGNKRVAEMTYEFVKTNI, translated from the coding sequence GTGAAGATTAAACATCATGGAAGGGAAATTTATGGCGTCTCCTACATGCCGAATAGTAAGGAAAAATGCCCTATCGTAATCTTCAGCCACGGTTTTAATGGGACAAATATAGAGTTTGCTATGAATAGTGAATATTTAACAAAAAATGGCGTGGGTGCATTTTGCTTCGACTTTTGTGGTGGCTCCGTAAATTCAAAGAGTGACCTTAAGACTAATGAAATGTCTATATTTACAGAAAAAGAAGATCTGTGTGCTGTTGTTGAAAACATAAAGAATTGGGAAAATGTTGATCCTGATAATATCTTTTTATTTGGAGGAAGTCAGGGAGGATTAGTATCAGCATTAGTAGCCGATGAATATGTTGAAGAGATTAAAGGACTCTTATTGCTATTTCCAGCGCTATGTATTGCAGATGACTGGAATAAAAGGTTTCCAACACTTGAGAGCACCCCTGATACACTTGAGTTATGGGGAGTTCTCTTGGGGAGAATATACTTTGCATCGATTCATGATTATAATGTGTTCGACCATATTGGAAAATTCAATAAAAATGTTTTAATTTTTCATGGTGATCAGGATGAAATTGTAGCACTTGAATATGGAAATAGAGCAGAGAAGTTATATCCTCATGCTAGAATTGAAGTGTTTCCAGGAGAAGGTCACGGTTTTTCAGAAGCTGGGAATAAAAGAGTGGCTGAAATGACATATGAATTTGTAAAAACAAATATTTAA
- a CDS encoding MATE family efflux transporter has translation MNNKKVKMITAFSITWPIFVEMLTHILMGNVDTFMLSHVSDNAVAAVGVTRQLLDFSIILLNLLGLGVGVIIAQYVGAKNFNDASKIAASALTLNFVFGITLSILFVLNRDLLLSFYHLSPELMELAEIYLLIVGGTLFLEAIMLTIGPVIRSHGFTMDTMYVGIGMNVVNVIGNAVLIYGLFGFPELGVMGVAMSTAFSRILGFIFLLFLLYKRIQVPIVWRDYIQIKWREIGMTLKIGVPSGLEWLSFHFSQMMVTKMVTIMGATALATHIYASNIVLFFMLIGMAIGEGTEILVAQLFGAKKVEEAYHQLLRSLKWAFTITVGIILIVSFFREKVLLIFTNDLEIITIGSAILLFCILLEPGRVFNHVVINSLRAAGDVKFPLLMAIISMWGLKVPLAYLFGIHLGFGVLGVWIAHACDEWVRGVIHYRRWTGRKWERKLTQHIESVQAS, from the coding sequence ATGAACAACAAGAAAGTAAAAATGATTACTGCTTTTTCAATTACTTGGCCAATTTTTGTAGAGATGCTTACACATATTTTAATGGGAAATGTAGATACATTTATGTTAAGCCATGTTTCTGATAATGCAGTAGCTGCAGTGGGAGTAACAAGGCAGTTACTTGATTTTTCAATCATTCTATTAAATCTATTAGGTCTAGGTGTTGGTGTAATCATCGCCCAATACGTCGGTGCAAAAAATTTCAATGATGCTAGTAAAATTGCTGCATCTGCGCTTACATTAAATTTCGTATTTGGCATTACTCTAAGTATTTTGTTCGTTCTCAATCGAGATTTGCTTCTATCATTTTATCACCTATCACCTGAATTAATGGAGCTAGCTGAAATTTACCTACTTATTGTTGGTGGAACCTTGTTCCTAGAGGCAATCATGCTTACCATCGGGCCTGTTATTCGCTCACACGGATTTACGATGGACACGATGTATGTCGGGATCGGCATGAATGTGGTGAACGTAATTGGTAATGCCGTATTAATTTATGGGCTATTTGGTTTTCCTGAACTCGGTGTCATGGGTGTCGCTATGTCTACAGCATTTAGTAGAATCTTAGGATTTATTTTTCTCTTATTCCTTTTATATAAACGAATTCAGGTTCCAATTGTATGGAGAGATTATATTCAAATTAAGTGGCGTGAAATTGGAATGACTTTAAAGATTGGGGTTCCTTCTGGTCTTGAATGGCTTTCATTTCACTTTAGCCAAATGATGGTGACCAAAATGGTGACAATTATGGGCGCCACTGCTTTAGCAACACATATTTATGCATCAAATATAGTGTTATTCTTCATGCTAATTGGCATGGCGATTGGTGAAGGGACGGAAATTCTTGTAGCACAATTATTTGGTGCAAAGAAAGTGGAAGAAGCATATCACCAATTATTACGCAGTTTAAAATGGGCATTTACCATTACAGTCGGAATCATTTTAATTGTATCGTTTTTCCGTGAAAAAGTTTTACTCATTTTCACGAATGATTTAGAGATTATAACCATCGGATCAGCAATTTTATTATTCTGTATCCTTCTTGAGCCGGGCCGAGTATTTAATCATGTCGTCATTAATTCTCTCCGTGCGGCAGGAGATGTAAAGTTTCCATTGTTGATGGCAATTATATCAATGTGGGGACTAAAAGTTCCATTAGCCTATCTTTTCGGTATCCACTTAGGATTTGGTGTGTTAGGTGTTTGGATAGCACATGCTTGTGATGAATGGGTCAGAGGAGTTATTCACTACAGGCGATGGACAGGAAGAAAGTGGGAAAGGAAGCTTACCCAGCATATAGAATCTGTTCAGGCATCATAA